The proteins below are encoded in one region of Flammeovirga kamogawensis:
- a CDS encoding chalcone isomerase family protein, translating to MRNFLKLKLLSVLLLLSVVATAQEQKTFKTNFFNEVEFPKTVTVTEKSLQCNGYGALSQNLSKIFSCALYVAHPSDDAINLIYSDDLKVIELVMTSNNLQSEATIKRMRKAYAVDLKVGADASESDKKFVAALRKQEQINPSQVITVEKLFGEAFKNSNAGNTETINSEIVDYIASFSDLIVKGDHFRIISQNNLVTLYKNGNELFQTNNKAFKKALMNIYLGNTPIDTSLRDDLLSL from the coding sequence ATGAGAAATTTTTTAAAATTAAAGCTTCTATCTGTGTTATTATTGTTGTCTGTAGTCGCTACAGCACAAGAGCAAAAAACGTTTAAAACAAACTTCTTTAACGAAGTAGAATTTCCTAAGACTGTAACTGTTACAGAAAAGTCTTTACAGTGCAATGGGTATGGAGCATTATCGCAAAATTTATCAAAAATCTTTTCTTGTGCACTCTATGTTGCACACCCATCAGACGATGCTATCAATTTAATTTATAGCGACGATCTTAAAGTAATTGAGCTTGTAATGACTTCTAATAATTTACAGTCAGAAGCTACAATTAAAAGAATGAGAAAGGCGTATGCTGTTGATCTAAAAGTTGGTGCTGATGCATCTGAAAGTGACAAGAAATTTGTTGCTGCTTTAAGAAAGCAAGAGCAAATTAATCCTTCACAAGTAATTACCGTAGAAAAATTATTTGGAGAAGCATTTAAAAATTCTAATGCTGGTAATACTGAAACTATCAATAGTGAGATTGTTGATTATATTGCTTCTTTTAGTGATCTAATTGTTAAAGGCGATCATTTTAGAATTATTAGTCAGAACAACCTTGTTACACTTTATAAAAATGGTAACGAGTTATTCCAAACTAATAATAAAGCATTTAAAAAAGCATTAATGAATATCTATTTAGGTAATACACCTATTGATACTTCTTTAAGAGACGATCTTCTTTCATTATAA